A single window of Lutzomyia longipalpis isolate SR_M1_2022 chromosome 1, ASM2433408v1 DNA harbors:
- the LOC129787420 gene encoding vesicular acetylcholine transporter, with product MSFTIPVINLEFNEVKEIVWTKIQEPVMQRRLILVIVSIALLLDNMLYMVIVPIIPDYLRYIGAWGTEEQYNYTDDKPHPRDHHGQDSATGVLFASKAIVQLMVNPFSGAIIDRIGYDIPMMIGLTIMFLSTAVFACGRSYGVLFFARSLQGAGSAFADTSGLAMIADRFTEENERSRALGIALAFISFGCLVAPPFGGALYQFAGKEMPFLILAFISLLDGLMLLLVMKPIKEQLAERQNERSPTIPIWRLMMDPYIAVCAGALMMSNVALAFLEPTISLWMEDNLTTENWKIGMIWLPAFFPHVFGVVITVKMARKYPQHQWLMAAGGLALEGLCCFLIPLSSSYKMLMIPICGICFGIALIDTALLPTLGYLVDVRYVSVYGSIYAIADISYSLAYAVGPIIAGGIVEVIGFTALNILIAFSNLLYAPVLTYLKHIYDFKPFQSEANILMGDPPTKEYQTYTMHDQRPVDGDYKNHLEYGRFEEQQGEQETNIDEGQNGYVAQGGYQQGYDQGYDQQGYQPGYQEQGGVYQQQQQQQQPRHLPQQPVANPFRQGEQAPPEPQASGRPVNPFRQGY from the coding sequence ATGTCTTTCACCATACCCGTAATTAATCTGGAATTTAACGAAGTGAAGGAGATAGTATGGACGAAGATCCAGGAACCGGTGATGCAACGCCGGTTGATCCTGGTGATCGTCTCCATTGCCCTCCTTCTCGACAATATGCTCTACATGGTGATTGTGCCCATCATTCCGGACTACCTGAGGTACATTGGAGCATGGGGAACGGAAGAGCAGTACAATTATACGGACGACAAACCCCATCCACGCGATCATCACGGCCAGGACTCAGCAACGGGTGTGCTATTTGCATCAAAAGCAATTGTGCAGCTAATGGTGAATCCCTTTTCGGGCGCCATTATCGATCGCATCGGCTACGACATCCCCATGATGATCGGTCTTACGATCATGTTCCTCTCGACTGCGGTATTTGCGTGTGGTCGCAGCTACGGCGTACTCTTCTTTGCACGCTCCCTCCAGGGTGCAGGATCAGCATTTGCAGACACCTCCGGTCTCGCCATGATTGCTGATCGTTTCACGGAAGAGAATGAACGATCGCGCGCCTTGGGCATTGCGCTGGCCTTTATAAGCTTTGGGTGCCTGGTAGCGCCTCCATTTGGTGGGGCACTCTACCAATTTGCCGGCAAGGAGATGCCCTTTCTCATTCTCGCCTTCATCTCCCTCCTCGATGGCCTTATGCTCTTGCTAGTAATGAAGCCAATCAAGGAACAACTGGCCGAGAGGCAAAACGAACGATCACCCACAATACCTATCTGGCGCCTCATGATGGATCCCTACATTGCCGTATGTGCAGGAGCTCTAATGATGAGTAATGTTGCACTAGCCTTCCTCGAACCAACTATATCACTCTGGATGGAGGATAATCTCACAACGGAAAACTGGAAGATTGGCATGATCTGGCTACCAGCATTCTTTCCACACGTTTTCGGTGTGGTAATCACTGTGAAAATGGCTCGTAAATACCCACAGCATCAGTGGTTGATGGCAGCAGGAGGTCTGGCTCTTGAAGGCTTATGTTGTTTCCTCATACCCCTATCCTCCTCCTATAAAATGCTAATGATCCCAATCTGTGGCATTTGCTTCGGAATCGCGCTCATCGATACAGCCTTGCTACCAACACTTGGCTACCTCGTAGATGTGCGATACGTTTCCGTCTATGGAAGTATCTACGCTATTGCTGATATATCGTACTCACTGGCCTACGCTGTAGGACCTATAATAGCAGGTGGAATTGTGGAGGTGATCGGATTTACGGCACTTAATATTCTGATTGCATTCTCAAACCTCCTCTACGCACCTGTTCTAACATATCTCAAGCACATCTACGACTTCAAGCCATTCCAGAGTGAGGCAAATATTCTAATGGGTGATCCACCAACCAAAGAGTACCAAACGTACACGATGCACGATCAGAGGCCTGTAGATGGAGACTACAAGAATCACCTGGAGTATGGGCGTTTTGAGGAGCAACAAGGGGAGCAAGAGACTAATATTGATGAGGGGCAGAATGGATATGTAGCACAAGGAGGGTATCAGCAGGGCTATGATCAGGGTTACGACCAACAGGGCTATCAACCTGGATACCAAGAGCAGGGCGGTGTGtaccagcagcagcagcagcagcagcaaccgCGACATTTACCACAGCAACCTGTAGCCAATCCCTTCAGACAGGGTGAACAAGCCCCTCCAGAACCACAAGCATCTGGGAGACCCGTGAATCCCTTCCGCCAGGGTTACTAA